A window of the Paenibacillus woosongensis genome harbors these coding sequences:
- a CDS encoding ABC transporter permease, with product MLDAYLDFIRIRFLTMLAYRINYYTGILIYTLNIGVNYFTWKAIYGDGDSLGGFTAVQMTTYVAVSWMARAFYFNNLDREISSDIRDGSIAIQFIRPYNYVFAKMMQGLGEGMFRFLLFMIPGMAIAMLLFPVQLPTAPSAWAGFLVMLIFSFLINSQINVITGLSAFFIENNEGVMRMKRVLVDLFSGLIVPISLFPGWLSKVLEVLPFQAITYLPGSVFTGRVQGVGIWNVLGIQVFWFAALIIPMILLYRAARQRLFVQGG from the coding sequence CTGCTTGACGCATATTTGGATTTTATCCGCATCCGCTTCCTGACCATGCTTGCATACCGAATTAATTACTACACCGGTATTCTAATCTATACTCTCAATATCGGGGTCAACTATTTCACCTGGAAAGCCATCTATGGCGACGGTGATTCCTTGGGCGGCTTTACCGCCGTGCAGATGACGACGTATGTTGCAGTATCCTGGATGGCCAGGGCATTTTATTTCAACAATCTGGACCGGGAAATCTCGTCCGATATCCGCGACGGCAGCATTGCCATCCAGTTCATACGTCCCTATAACTATGTATTTGCCAAAATGATGCAGGGGCTTGGGGAAGGCATGTTCCGCTTCCTGCTGTTCATGATTCCCGGCATGGCCATCGCTATGCTCCTGTTCCCGGTGCAGCTGCCAACCGCCCCGTCGGCATGGGCTGGCTTTCTTGTCATGCTGATCTTCAGCTTCCTGATCAATTCGCAGATTAATGTCATAACAGGCCTCTCGGCCTTCTTTATCGAGAATAATGAAGGCGTTATGCGGATGAAGCGGGTCCTCGTCGATCTCTTCTCAGGGCTTATCGTACCGATCAGCCTGTTCCCTGGCTGGCTGTCCAAAGTGCTTGAGGTGCTGCCTTTTCAGGCGATCACCTATTTGCCGGGCTCCGTCTTTACGGGCCGAGTGCAGGGCGTAGGCATCTGGAACGTGCTGGGCATTCAGGTGTTCTGGTTCGCGGCTTTAATCATCCCGATGATTCTGTTATACCGGGCAGCGCGGCAGCGCCTGTTCGTGCAAGGAGGTTGA
- a CDS encoding TIGR01777 family oxidoreductase — protein sequence MTGKIVLAGGTGFIGTYLSKKYQQQGYEIIHISRQPGHISWRDHKGIVHALEQADMLINLAGKSVDCRYTDKNKKAIMDSRTETTQLLGAAVLACKQPPALWINSSTATIYRHAEDRPMTEAGGEIGTGFSVEVAQAWEQTFFAFKLPATRQAALRISIVLGEGGGVMTPYKNLVRFGLGGIQGPGTQRFSWIHIEDIYGIISFLQAREDLSGVFNCASPNPVTNRELMSEMRRAMNRKFGLPSPKWLLELGAVMIQTETELILKSRWVIPERLEQEGYEFKFPRLDQTLRSILHLAEDWR from the coding sequence ATCGGAACTTATCTCAGTAAGAAGTATCAGCAGCAGGGGTATGAAATCATACATATTTCTAGACAGCCAGGCCATATATCATGGCGGGACCACAAGGGAATTGTACATGCGTTGGAGCAGGCGGACATGCTGATCAATCTGGCGGGAAAATCCGTCGACTGCCGTTATACCGACAAGAATAAAAAGGCCATCATGGACTCACGTACGGAGACGACCCAGCTTCTCGGCGCTGCCGTGCTTGCCTGCAAGCAGCCGCCTGCCCTCTGGATCAATTCCAGCACGGCCACGATCTACAGACATGCGGAGGATCGGCCCATGACGGAAGCTGGCGGCGAGATCGGAACTGGCTTCTCCGTCGAGGTGGCCCAAGCATGGGAGCAGACCTTTTTTGCCTTTAAATTGCCGGCAACCAGACAAGCGGCGCTGCGGATTTCCATCGTTCTTGGAGAAGGCGGGGGCGTCATGACGCCGTACAAAAACCTCGTCCGCTTCGGGCTTGGCGGCATCCAAGGCCCGGGAACCCAGCGGTTCAGCTGGATTCATATCGAGGACATTTACGGCATTATTTCGTTTCTGCAGGCCAGGGAGGATTTGAGCGGCGTGTTCAATTGCGCCTCTCCGAACCCTGTCACCAACCGGGAGCTCATGAGCGAAATGCGGCGGGCGATGAACCGCAAATTCGGTCTGCCTTCGCCGAAATGGCTGCTGGAGCTTGGCGCCGTCATGATTCAGACGGAAACCGAATTAATTCTAAAGAGCCGCTGGGTGATTCCAGAGCGATTAGAGCAGGAAGGCTATGAGTTCAAATTTCCCCGGCTGGATCAGACGTTGCGCAGCATTCTTCATTTAGCCGAAGATTGGAGATAG
- a CDS encoding glycerophosphodiester phosphodiesterase family protein, producing MRLTKRWQRILVVVLILSAVIYLNNTSLLTKERSGSPFLLAHRGLGQTFSMEGMEGDTCTATRIFEPEHPYLENTIPSMQAAFDAGADMVELDIKPTKDGQFAVFHDWTLECRTNVQGMVGDYTMDELKDIDIGYGYTADNGATYPFRGKGIGLMPSLDEVLEHFPKGTFLLHIKSNDPEEGRQLAQYLADLPEDRLHDLTVYGGDEPIAALQGELPGLRVMSKATLKSCLLAYEGVGWSGYMPSACRNTQLHIPLKFAPWLWGWPNKFLNRMDDAGTRVIVVAGSGEWSEGFDTVEDLTRLPKGYTGGIWTNRIDRIAPALLHNK from the coding sequence ATGAGGCTCACAAAAAGATGGCAACGCATATTAGTAGTTGTGCTTATTTTGTCAGCAGTGATCTATTTGAACAATACCTCCCTGCTGACTAAGGAGCGCAGCGGGTCACCTTTCCTGCTGGCGCACCGCGGTCTTGGTCAAACGTTCAGCATGGAGGGCATGGAGGGAGATACTTGCACGGCCACCCGAATTTTCGAGCCGGAGCACCCTTACCTGGAGAACACCATCCCTTCCATGCAGGCTGCCTTCGATGCCGGAGCGGACATGGTGGAACTGGATATTAAGCCGACCAAGGATGGCCAATTCGCCGTGTTCCATGACTGGACACTGGAATGCCGGACGAACGTGCAGGGCATGGTCGGTGATTATACGATGGATGAGCTGAAGGATATCGATATCGGCTACGGCTACACGGCGGATAACGGCGCGACATACCCTTTTCGCGGGAAAGGCATTGGGTTGATGCCGTCGCTGGATGAGGTGCTGGAGCATTTTCCGAAAGGAACTTTCCTGCTTCATATTAAAAGCAATGACCCGGAGGAGGGCCGCCAGCTCGCGCAATATCTTGCGGATCTGCCAGAGGATCGTTTGCATGACCTGACAGTTTATGGAGGCGATGAACCTATAGCTGCCTTGCAGGGGGAATTGCCCGGGCTGAGAGTAATGTCAAAGGCTACACTCAAAAGCTGTCTGCTTGCGTACGAAGGGGTCGGTTGGAGCGGTTATATGCCTTCGGCCTGCAGAAACACGCAGCTACATATCCCCTTGAAGTTCGCTCCGTGGCTATGGGGGTGGCCAAATAAATTTCTTAACCGGATGGATGACGCCGGTACGCGGGTAATCGTTGTCGCAGGCAGCGGGGAGTGGTCGGAAGGATTTGATACCGTAGAGGATTTAACAAGGCTTCCCAAAGGCTATACCGGCGGGATCTGGACGAACAGGATTGACCGGATTGCGCCGGCGTTACTGCACAATAAATGA
- a CDS encoding ABC transporter permease, protein MLYYLGLILEYFKNYMKTRLTYRADFWVEVISDLLFQATNFIFILVVFMHTDSLGGWSQNEVIFVYGFFMVPYAVFSCFVNMWNFSERYIVKGEMDRVLTRPAHHLFQIFLENIDPPALIGGLVGIIIMVISGGQLGLPLEWWTIPALIILTLSAVAIYAGIYTALTSLSFYSDAPTGILPLMFNIQNYGRYPITIYNRAIQILLTWVIPFAFVGIYPAALFLQREEMTSMALLTPVMGGIFLTIGLLAWNMGVRRYKGAGS, encoded by the coding sequence ATGTTGTACTACCTAGGCTTGATTCTAGAATATTTTAAAAATTACATGAAAACCCGGCTTACTTATCGCGCCGATTTTTGGGTCGAGGTGATCTCGGATTTGCTGTTCCAGGCGACGAACTTTATTTTCATCCTGGTCGTGTTCATGCACACTGACAGCCTGGGCGGCTGGAGCCAAAACGAGGTGATATTCGTCTACGGCTTCTTTATGGTGCCATATGCCGTGTTCAGTTGCTTCGTCAATATGTGGAATTTCAGCGAACGCTATATCGTCAAAGGGGAGATGGACCGCGTGCTGACGCGTCCGGCGCATCATTTATTTCAAATTTTCCTTGAAAATATCGACCCGCCAGCTCTGATCGGCGGCCTCGTCGGCATCATCATTATGGTGATTAGCGGCGGGCAGCTCGGCCTTCCGCTGGAATGGTGGACCATTCCGGCGCTGATTATTCTGACGTTGAGCGCGGTCGCCATTTATGCAGGGATCTACACCGCGCTTACCTCATTGTCGTTCTATTCAGACGCACCAACTGGGATCCTGCCGCTGATGTTCAATATACAGAACTATGGGCGCTATCCCATAACGATTTATAACCGGGCGATCCAAATTTTACTGACATGGGTCATCCCGTTCGCCTTCGTCGGTATTTATCCGGCTGCTCTATTCTTGCAGCGGGAAGAGATGACGAGCATGGCCCTGCTTACTCCGGTGATGGGGGGAATCTTCCTCACAATCGGTCTGCTGGCATGGAACATGGGGGTCAGACGCTATAAAGGTGCAGGCTCTTAA